The DNA region CTCCTCTGCCTCAGGTCCCTTCCCGGCTTTCTTAGGGTTGGGGGGAGCAGCAGGTTTGGGGGATTTGAGTGAGGAGAGGAGGTTTGTGGGGGGGGGACGCGTGCCACAGAGCGGTGATgtgccacagccctgctggaggTGACAGCGTGGGGCTGGTGGGACGCAGGACCCTGGGTGTCTGTGCGGGGTGGTGGCCGTGATGCTCTGCACCTTTCCTGGGGGAATTCTGGACCCGTCCCGCTCAGGGGATCTCCCCAAAACCCTCCAGTGCTGAGagtgggggctgcggggggtgGCCAGGGCAGCATTTCAGCCCCGTGTCCCCTCTGGGGTGGCCCAGACCCCTGCCAGGCCATCGTGTGTTGTGGGGGGGGACAGTGACACCCCAGCTCTTTCCAAGCTGTATTTTTACACACTTTTAAATGTCAATAAAAGTcctatttttttgttggtttggggtggtttcttttttaaaaatttatttattttcaaagtacaCCATGGCCacagctggggctggcccagaaCCTGTCCCCAGTGCTGGTGGCACTCCTGTCCCCACCATAGGGTGACCTGTAGGtctgggggggacatggggtgaGGGCTGGGGCGTTTCTGCAGCCTTGTTAGTGGCCGTGGCTGTAACGAGGTGGCTCTCACCTGGGGGCCGTGTGGCCTCCGGGTGCCCCCCACATGCCCTGGGGCTGCGCCTGGTCAACGCGTGGGGCGAAAACATCCTGGGGGTGTCTTCCAGCGGGGAGCCCCAAGCAAGCCAAAAGGCACAGTGTGCTCCTGTGACGTGTTTTGGGCAGGAAGTCGCTCCAGACGGTCGTCACCAGCCCTGGCATCGCCGCCCTGCATATCCGCGGGGTTCCTCGCGGGCACTGGTGCGCACGGGAGCAGACCCGGGCTCCCCACACATCCCCCCTGCGTCCCCGCCTGCGTTGGTGAGCCCTCGGCTTCCTGCAGATCCACGGGTGCTTTCTTTCCTGTCTCGCTCTCTTTTCCAGTGTCATGAGACATCAGTGACGTGCGCCCCGGCGATGAAGAAATTGCTGTCAGCCAGTGCGGTCACACGCGCTATTTTCGGCCCCGTTGGGTATTGCGCATCCCCGCACCACGTCCCCGAGGGCTGCCAGCCGGCAGTGCCGGCGACCGCGCCGTTCCTCTGCCGTGGTCTGCGGGCACCCTGTGCACAGCCCTGGGCTTGGAAAAGGGGCAGGGTGGAGGTAGCGGGGTGTCCCAAGAGGGACCGCTTCGCCTGGTGGGTCCTGGGCAGTGTGCACCCTGAGGGGCCACGGGTactggatggatggatggatggatggatggatggatggatggatggatggatggacggatggGTGGATGGACGGATGGATGGACAGATGGACacatggatggatggatggatggatggatggatggatggatggacggatggGTGGATGGACggatggacggacggacggacagatggatggatggatggatggatggatgcatcaatggatggatggatgaatggatggatggagaggtagatggatggatgggtggatgtATCTGTAGTTGGATGGACaagtggatggatggatggacggacggacagatGGACAGGTAGATCGATGGACAGGGATGGATGTGGGTGGATGAACGTGTGCAGGGAAGGACAGGTAGGTGGCTGGGTGGACAGATGGAAGGATGTAAAAGTGCGTGGGTGGGTGTGTGGGTGGCCAGGAGGATGTGCAGGTGGAAGGACAGATGAATGCATGGCCGGGTGGACAGGTGGAGGGGTGTGCAGGTGGGTAGGTGAATCTGGAGGAACGAAGAGGTGGATGGGCAGGCAGCCGGGTGGGCAACTGGACAGATGGGTGGGCAGGACAACGGGTGACTGGCCAAATGGCTAGACAGATGGATGGACAAACTGCCTCCAGGTGTTTCTCCTGGAGAGAGGGGGAATTCTGGCTCCTCTGTCCCTCCAGACGTGCCCTGCGCACAGCCCCCAGCTCTCGTGAGCATGGCCCAGcctggccagcagcacccaCGGGTGTCCCCAGACAGAGGGACAccccgaggaggaggaagaggaggaggaggaagagtcAGCAGCACCGCCCCgcatcctgcagcagggagtTCTGCAGGTTGGGGGCagtctggggagggggggggaatttggggaaaagaaaacatttcatctTCTGGAAGTGAGTCACTGCTGCGCTCTTCCGCTCGCAAGGAGATGTTATTTCTGGTGTGGCCTCCCCTTGCCCAAGCCACCCCATCTGAAACAGCAAATTCTGCCTCGGGCAGCTTCCTGTGCTTACAGAGCAGGGCACTGCGGCCCTGCACGGCTCCGTGGTGCCCCAAAGCTCCCGTTCTGGGGCTGAAACCCACGAGAAGGGGAACAAATCACCGCGATTTGGAGTCGCAAAGTGTGCATTCTGCGTGGTTTGGGTCGGCGTGGCAGGGGGTGGCAcaaaggtgatggagcactgagctggggaggggggggtcatGTCCTCATCTGTGGTTTTCCCAAAGTTTGGAGCCCCATAAGAAGAAGATCTCCAAATCTGGTGCGTGGCACCATGTGGCACCACCCCAGCTGGGCGGATTCACTGGGAATTTACGAGTCTTCACAAAACCTGATGGattacagtgaaaataaaacctgaTAAAAACACCTTAATTTTTATAGGGTCGGTGCTGGCATCTTCCCACACCCCACTGCAAGGCGAGAGCAGCTCAGGGGTGCCGGGGGCTTGGCACCGGGTgcttccagcagctctggggccaTACCCGTGCCGGGCTTCCTCCTGCTGACCTCGGCCTTTGGGCAgtgcccgcagccccggcgCTGCCGCTGACCCCGCCGATTGCATTTCCTTCCCCGCCGGAGGCTCAGCGCCGGCTGCTGCAGGCGGTTTAGCAAGGGGAACGGATCAGTCCCGCCTGCCTCGCCCTTGTCTCACCCCTCCCCGCCAGCGcaggggcacccatgggtgctggtgTCCCCTGCTCCCCAACGTTACCATCCCTGCACACCCCGGCTTCGGGTGTTGGGGGTGCCCTGGGGtcctccccgctccccatcGCCCACCCCAGGCCTGGGGagagcagacagacagacagacggacggacagcATCTCCTGGAGCATCCCCATCCATCCCGAGGGCCTATTTTCAGCCACGGCCCCACCACAGCCCACACCCCGGGCATGGCACGGTTTGGTGACACCGCGGTGCGGTCGGAGCCGTTCACACCTCCACCAGAGGTGCGAGCCGGGGCGGCGAGGtgccagcctccagcagcacccgTGGGTGCGGGGCTGTGGTGCCACCCgtccccctcctgctgcagcatcgTGGGGCTCAGATTTGGGGCGAGCATCACCTGCCCGAGCCCTAGATGCTGCCAACGGCCTCCGCCGCTCGCATTTTGGTTTCGGAGGCAGGTTTTCAGTTTAACGAACGCCGGCTGAGCGCAGAAGGATGGCGGTGACTCAATGGGGCGCTTTTCTAAGAAGCCCCACGCCGTGCCCCGGGGCATCCGGCTCGCCCCACGGGCGGGCTGGACCCAAGAGGACTCCCTCGAGGAACTTGATCGAAGAACAAAACCATCGTCCGACCGGCCTCGTTTCCTCCCCCCGCCCTTCCCCGGCCCGGCTCACCCCGCTCATTGGCCCCCAAGTCATGGCTTCACTTCTCCATTTCTTTACGTTGGGCCCGGGTGCCTCCTTCGGAGGTGGTGGCTAATCGGGGCACGTTAAAAGGCGAGCTTCCCCCTCGCCGACCAGTAAGGAAGTCGCTCGCGCGCCCTGCGGcaccgctccccccccccggcacccggACATGCGGCGCCACGCGCGGCCCCTGGGCGTGCTGGCAGGTAGGCTGCGTCCCACAACTGCCCTCTCGCTCGCACACCACCCCGGGAGGGCCCTGGTGCTTCCCCTGCCCCTGGGCACGCCGTTTTGGGATGtccccctcaccccctccccaccccctggTACCCACCCGGGGCTCCCCGGGCACCTTTGCGGAAGAAGGGGCGCCGGGAGGGGGCGGGTGGGGGGATGTGGTTTGGGGTTGATGTGGGGAGCGGGGAGCAAGTGGCAGAGGGATGGGGTCACCCTGCTTGGCTGGTGTGTCCCCCGAGCCCCCAAATACCCCCAAAATCCatgctggggagggctgggagctgggtgctgctccAGTGCTGAACTCACGTGGCTGCGGTGACAGcggggctggagcagcacctgctgggactgaggggacagacccaggagtGCCACCACTGTCCCCAGTCTGTGGTGGCCCTGCGGTGGCCTGTGCTGACAGGGAGCTGCTTGGGCAACCGCTGGGGCCAGCGGGAGCTGTCTGCGCTCCTCGATGCCTCGAGGGcaccttcttcctcctcttcctcctcctaatATTCTTCCTAAcgctccttttccttctcctctttctctttgtcGTCTTCATCCTTGTCCTCCTCGTCCCTGTCCTCCTCGTCCCTGTCCTCCTCATCCTTGTCCTCCTCGTCCCTGTCCTCCTCATCCTTGCCTTCCTCCttatcctcctcctcctcctcctcatgccaAAGGCCCTGGCAGGTCCCAGCAGCTGGCACCCGGCACGGTGGCTGCCCTGTCCCTGCGGCACCACGGGGCACCTTGTCACCATACCCGGCACGTGCAGCCCTCTGCTCCAGGCCTGGCGCCAGGGTGATGGGCACCTGGGACGGACatccctgctccccatccccaccccacgTGTCGCCGCGTCCCCTTGCCCCGCAGCGAGAGGCTCCCCCGTCTCCACcatctccctcctcttcctccccagccGTGGCCAAGGGACTCTTCCTCCTCTGGGCCGTGCCAGCGCGGAGCGCGCAGCCCCCGACCCTGCAGCAGATCCACGCCCTGGTGCGGCACATGGCCGAGGACGCGCGGGAGCTCTTCTTCTTCTACGTGAGTGCCACCTCGCCAGACGGCAGGAAAAAAGGGGGCGAAAGCCCCCCTCGCTTAGCGTGTCAGCGGGGGGGGTGGTCTCGCTGCCGCTGCCGAGCCCCCGCTGACCCCTTGCCTTTCCcatgggcaggagcaggagcagcacctgGCCTTCACCCGGCTGTGCCGCACCAACGCCTCGCTGGAGTGGCTGCGGGGGACGGTGGTGACGGGgaccggggggctgcgggcactgCACGGGGCCATGGCCCGCATGGACCGGGCGCTGCAGGGCATCAGCCAGCACCAGCGCGACCTCCACCCCCCCGGGGCCCCCATCCTGCGCCGCCTCGACAGCACCCGCCTGAAGGTGCGGGGCCTCCTCAGCAACCTGGAGGGAGTCCTCCACGCCCACGGCATCGTCCCCACCGTCCCCACCCTGCCCCGGCTGCCGGCGGCCACCGGAGTCTTCCAGCAGAAGTTGGAGGGGTGCCGGATCCTCTGGAGCTACGCACGCTTCA from Anas platyrhynchos isolate ZD024472 breed Pekin duck chromosome 16, IASCAAS_PekinDuck_T2T, whole genome shotgun sequence includes:
- the LOC113845350 gene encoding cardiotrophin-2-like, producing MRRHARPLGVLAAVAKGLFLLWAVPARSAQPPTLQQIHALVRHMAEDARELFFFYEQEQHLAFTRLCRTNASLEWLRGTVVTGTGGLRALHGAMARMDRALQGISQHQRDLHPPGAPILRRLDSTRLKVRGLLSNLEGVLHAHGIVPTVPTLPRLPAATGVFQQKLEGCRILWSYARFTEQLSTQLEERGLRARREERRQQRRGRRRGRRPARS